The genomic segment AGTACACGGCCTGGTTATCAATGCTGCCAAGATTGAGCTTTGGCTGATGGGATATCCCGTGCGGCCCGGTGGATATGATTTGGAAAAACGCGAAACTTCTTATACAGGACCCGATGGGCTAACCGAATTGGATATCTGGACAAAGTCCAAAACTGTTACTCAATATTATGCCGTTAAAAGAAGAATCAAATTCCATAAAGCCCTTCATCAATTCTGGATCGATCATGGCAGGGATGACAAAACCGCTGATGAATTTAGTGTTAATTTTTTACAAAATTTTCCATTTTTTTTCCAAATTATTGCGGCAGGGCTTCAGGCCGGTAAGGATTTGAGTATCGTACACCGGCAAGAGGATCTTGAAACTTTTATCAGAGACCGAAAAAAAGAAATTCCACTGGTCTGGGAAAAGCTTAAAAAAATCGGTTCTCGGATTTGGGACGGAATCCGACGGGTCTGGGGCTGGTTCAAACGAATGGTAACCACTTTGAAAGACAGGGCACTTGAAATTGGAACCAATCTGACACGCATTATTTATGACTTTGCACTGGGTTCATTCACAGTGGTGGCCAACGTTTTCAAGAGTATTGGAACGGCAATTGAGTTTATCACCAAACCCGTAATGCCGGGTTCAAACGCCGACCAGGTTGTTTTTTTTCGAGACCTTGATTTCGATCCGAAAGTTGTGGTTCATCGGTTTGCCGATCATCAAAAAGTTATGGATGGTTGTGAAACTTTATTATGCAAAACCCGTCTCTTTGCCTTTGGATGCCACGTTATCGGAACCTTTGTTTCGATCTTGAACGATGTATTTAGTACAGGCTGGACCGCCTACTTCGGCCTTGTTTTAACATTAATAAGACTTCGAAGCGTAAAGTACAAATTTAAATCCCTGGCAGATGAATATAGGGTCATTTTTCTTGCTACAGCTTAATTCGATATAGCACCTCGATCGGGCCAAAACAAAATGGAGAAGCATTCTGGATTTTTAATGCGTGTAATTGGTGTTTGGGGTCACCCATTAAAGGGTATGTCAAGAGAAAAAACACCCCTCCCTGAAAAAAATGCTGTCAATTTTTTTCTTGATCTTTACTCACAACAACGCGACATCGTTTCCGTTCTGTTCCGCACCCGTTATTTCGTTTTGATCGGTTCTCCGGTCAGCACATGCTGATCCGCACCAGCTTGGCGAGGCGAAGCTGATAAGCGAAGACTGGTCACCCATCGGGATCAAGGCAATTGTGTTTTAAGCATTTGGCGGTGCTTAACGCACCAAGCTTGAAAACACAGCCCCTGTAGTTTCGCTAACCTAAAACTGACCCCCAAAAGGGGAAAACGCTAACCTAAAATTGACCCCCCGAAGCAGACTTCTGGTATTAAGGATTTACGATCAAAAATCCTAAAACTGGAGGTATAAAGGAGAATGCTTAAAGTGGATCAATATGATTATGTTCGGACAGCGTATCGGGTTTACGGCAAAAAGATCAAACAGATTGCACGAGAGACAGGGCATAGCAAAAACACGATAAAAAGAGCATTAAGAGGTGAGTACAGCGGCTACAGATCGAGGGGACAGCGGCAGTCTTATCCGGTGTTGGGTCCCTATCTGGATATCATCGACAAATGGCTTGAAGATGACAAGAACAACCCCAAGAAGCAGCGACACACGGCGGTTCGCATATTTCATCGATTGCAACAGGAACATGAATTTTCGCGGGGAGCTGAGGGACGGTCATACAATTTAA from the Candidatus Desulfatibia profunda genome contains:
- a CDS encoding peptidoglycan-binding protein, translated to MKIDFDQGMAQFSAVFAKQIEEPPSYNIAIERIAAVKADVDTAENDGFFVPLPDSEPEGSRDHSRVKTIRNRLFILGYLEKDTGRGNIDDTLKEAIQEFQKEAGLNPDGWVGEKETWPALQELVSFETPINLLQWFNSARPKPALRRAVALRLFVLGMREKRPASSDEDIETGLQYFGRIWQILRLGETRSQPGLNLEWLELLFDMDGLSKRLSEAGTELSGEQLSEVHGLVINAAKIELWLMGYPVRPGGYDLEKRETSYTGPDGLTELDIWTKSKTVTQYYAVKRRIKFHKALHQFWIDHGRDDKTADEFSVNFLQNFPFFFQIIAAGLQAGKDLSIVHRQEDLETFIRDRKKEIPLVWEKLKKIGSRIWDGIRRVWGWFKRMVTTLKDRALEIGTNLTRIIYDFALGSFTVVANVFKSIGTAIEFITKPVMPGSNADQVVFFRDLDFDPKVVVHRFADHQKVMDGCETLLCKTRLFAFGCHVIGTFVSILNDVFSTGWTAYFGLVLTLIRLRSVKYKFKSLADEYRVIFLATA